The Salvia miltiorrhiza cultivar Shanhuang (shh) chromosome 1, IMPLAD_Smil_shh, whole genome shotgun sequence genome has a window encoding:
- the LOC131015764 gene encoding uncharacterized protein LOC131015764: MQSLPAAAVQEQQQHLRSHGTRLLKIMQMAELGKEKQMEKLSSVAKTLEPSPIQQLSFLAQRCNAINLAEGFPDFVAPAHVKNAAVIAINSDFNQYRHVQGICDYVAQKMKEMHGMSIDPLTDIVICCGQSEAFAAAIFAIIDHGDEVVLFDPSYETYDTCIRLAGGVPVYVSLDPPYWTFDPIKLEKAFTDKTKAVVLNSPHNPTGKVFSKDELEVISEACMRRDVLAVTDEVYEHITYDSRSHMSLASLPGMQSRTIITSSLSKTYSVTGWRVGWAIASPCISSAIRNIHIRLTDSAPAPFQEAALAALRSPPSYFKMLRSDYESKRDCIFELLVKVGFKMVFKPQGSFFVFAELPETCSLSDIEFVEELIKKAGVVAVPGSGFFHGSCNRRFIRFAFCKSTETLFAASTKINGLVDGDGRLKIFYHRNIRVST; this comes from the exons ATGCAAAGCTTACCTGCAGCTGCAGTGCAGGAACAACAACAACATTTGAGAAGTCACGGAACTCGTTTACTCAAG ATAATGCAAATGGCGGAGTTAGGAAAAGAGAAGCAAATGGAGAAATTATCTAGTGTGGCAAAGACTCTTGAACCATCTCCAATTCAACAATTATCTTTCCTTGCGCAACGATGCAACGCCATCAACCTCGCCGAGGGATTTCCCGATTTTGTCGCTCCCGCTCACGTCAAAAATGCCGCCGTTATAGCGATCAACTCCGACTTCAACCAGTACAG GCACGTTCAAGGGATTTGTGATTACGTGGCTCAAAAGATGAAGGAAATGCATGGCATGAGCATTGACCCGCTTACAGATATTGTGATTTGTTGTGGGCAATCTGAAGCCTTTGCTGCAGCTATTTTTGCAA TAATTGATCACGGCGATGAAGTTGTACTCTTCGATCCATCCTATGAAACTTATGACACTTGTATTAGGCTTGCTGGAGGAGTCCCT GTTTATGTTAGCCTTGATCCACCTTATTGGACATTCGATCCAATTAAACTAGAGAAGGCTTTTACTGACAAAACGAAGGCGGTAGTTTTGAACAG CCCTCACAATCCAACCGGAAAAGTTTTCTCCAAGGACGAGCTCGAGGTTATTTCTGAGGCATGCATGAGACGGGATGTTCTTGCTGTAACAGATGAA GTATATGAACATATAACTTATGACAGTCGAAGTCATATGTCACTTGCTTCGCTTCCAGGAATGCAGTCACGCACAATCATTACATCTTCCTTGTCGAAGACTTACAGTGTTACAG GGTGGAGAGTGGGATGGGCGATTGCTTCTCCTTGTATCTCATCCGCCATCAGAAACATTCATATTAGACTCACAGATTCTGCTCCTGCGCCTTTCCAAGAAGCTGCTTTGGCGGCTTTGAGAAGCCCTCcttcatattttaaaatgttgaGAAGT GATTATGAGTCAAAAAGAGATTGCATCTTCGAGTTGCTTGTTAAGGTCGGGTTCAAGATGGTCTTCAAGCCTCAAGGCTCGTTCTTCGTGTTTGCGGAGCTTCCTGAAACATGCTCTCTCTCTGAT ATTGAATTTGTGGAGGAGCTTATTAAGAAGGCAGGGGTTGTGGCAGTGCCTGGCTCAGGGTTTTTCCACGGCTCTTGTAATCGGAGATTTATCAGATTCGCATTTTGCAAAAGTACCGAGACATTGTTCGCAGCTTCGACAAAGATCAACGGGCTCGTAGACGGTGACGGTCGTCTCAAGATATTTTACCATAGAAATATTCGAGTTTCCACATAA